In Helianthus annuus cultivar XRQ/B chromosome 3, HanXRQr2.0-SUNRISE, whole genome shotgun sequence, a single window of DNA contains:
- the LOC110931053 gene encoding long chain acyl-CoA synthetase 4 yields the protein MGMKRYVVEVEKAKEGGKGDSRPSVGPVYRNVLAKDGFRPLSNDVHSCWDVFCSSVEKYPNNPMLGQRQIIDGKAAGEYVWLTYKQVYDTVLKLGDSICTRGGINKGARCGIYGTNCTKWVVSMQACNAHSLHCVPLYDTLGAGAVKYIICHAEISIIFAEETKISEVLKTLPDTSKYLKTLVSFSTITNEQKQMAETCGLELYSWETFLHLGSSKDQYELPSKMRSDICTIMYTSGTTGEPKGVMITNESILSILSGVHHHLESMSEEFRASDVYFSYLPLAHIFDRVIEELFISTGASIGFWRGDVKLLIDDLKELKPTVFCSVPRVLDRIYSGLVEKISSSGFLKQTLFNVAYSYKLRNMSRGYKHEEAAPRFDKIIFNKVKEGLGGKLRLILSGAAPLSASVETFLRVVTCAHVLQGYGLTESCAGSFVAQPNELSMIGTVGPPLPNVDVCLMSVPEMGYDALAATAPRGEVLLRGSSLFSGYYKRQDLTKEVLVDGWFHTGDIGEWQPDGSMKIIDRKKNIFKLSQGEYVSVENLESIFSLVPIVDAIWIYGNSFESFLVAVVNPNKELLESWAAENGVPGDFDTICENSKTNAYILGELTSIAKEKKLKGFELVKAVHLDPLPFDMDRDLLTPTFKKKRSQFLKYYQNVVDGMYKSRR from the exons ATGGGTATGAAGAGATATGTGGTGGAGGTTGAAAAAGCGAAAGAAGGCGGCAAGGGTGATAGTCGTCCATCTGTTGGTCCTGTTTACCGGAATGTGCTAGCAAAAGATGGATTTCGACCACTTAGCAATGACGTCCATAGTTGTTGGGATGTTTTCTG TTCATCAGTGGAGAAATATCCTAATAATCCAATGCTTGGACAGCGCCAGATTATTGATGGCAAG GCCGCCGGTGAATACGTATGGTTAACTTACAAGCAAGTCTATGACACAGTATTGAAGCTTGGAGATTCCATCTGCACTCGAGGAGGAATTAACAAA GGGGCAAGATGTGGAATATATGGGACGAATTGCACAAAATGGGTAGTAAGCATGCAG GCCTGCAATGCTCACAGTCTTCATTGTGTCCCTTTATATGACACTCTAG GTGCTGGTGCAGTGAAATACATTATATGTCATGCAGAGATCTCAATTATATTTGCAGAAGAGACTAAAATTTCTGAG GTATTAAAAACATTACCCGATACTTCAAAGTACTTGAAAA ctCTTGTGAGCTTTAGCACAATCACAAATGAGCAGAAGCAAATGGCTGAAACATGTggcttggaactttattcttgGGAAACTTTTCTGCATCTG GGAAGTAGTAAAGACCAATATGAGCTGCCATCAAAGATGAGGAGTGATATCTGTACAATCATGTACACAAGTGGAACCACTGGGGAACCAAAGGGCGTTATGATAACCAATGAAAGCATTCTTTCCATTTTGTCTGGAGTACATCACCACCTAGAGAGCATGAGTGAAGAG TTTCGTGCGAGCGATGTATATTTCTCCTATCTACCTCTCGCCCATATATTCGATCGAGTCATTGAAGAATTATTCATTTCCACCGGCGCCTCAATTGGTTTTTGGCGTGGG GACGTCAAGCTATTGATTGATGATCTCAAGGAGCTAAAGCCAACTGTCTTCTGTTCTGTTCCCCGTGTTCTAGACAGAATCTATTCAG GTTTGGTAGAGAAGATCTCTTCTAGCGGCTTCCTCAAGCAAACCTTGTTCAACGTTGCCTACTCATA CAAACTGCGTAACATGAGTAGAGGGTACAAGCATGAAGAGGCAGCACCTAGGTTTGACAAGATTATTTTTAACAAG gtgAAAGAAGGTCTAGGAGGAAAGTTGCGTCTTATTCTATCTGGAGCCGCACCTCTTTCCGCTAGTGTGGAAACCTTTTTACGAGTGGTGACATGTGCTCATGTTCTTCAAGGATATG gtTTAACAGAAAGCTGTGCGGGGTCATTTGTTGCACAACCAAATGAATTATCCATGATCGGTACAGTGGGCCCGCCATTGCCGAACGTGGATGTATGTTTGATGTCAGTCCCGGAAATGGGATATGATGCCTTGGCAGCCACTGCGCCAAGAGGAGAGGTATTGTTACGTGGAAGCTCATTGTTCTCTGGATATTACAAGCGCCAAGACCTCACCAAAGAAGTGCTTGTAGATGGATGGTTCCACACAG GTGATATTGGTGAGTGGCAACCGGATGGAAGCATGAAAATTATTGATAGAAAGAAGAACATTTTTAAACTTTCACAAGGAGAGTACGTCTCTGTTGAGAATTTGGAAAGCATATTCTCTCTTGTTCCTATCGTAGATGCG ATATGGATATACGGCAACAGCTTCGAGTCCTTCCTTGTTGCAGTTGTCAACCCAAACAAAGAATTGCTTGAAAGTTGGGCAGCAGAAAACGGAGTGCCAGGGGACTTTGATACCATTTGTGAAAATTCTAAGACAAATGCATATATCCTTGGAGAGCTAACAAGTATCGCTAAAGAGAAAAAG TTAAAAGGTTTTGAATTGGTTAAAGCGGTTCATCTGGATCCCCTACCGTTTGACATGGACCGCGATCTGCTCACACCAACATTCAAGAAAAAGAGAAGCCAGTTTCTTAAATACTACCAG AATGTGGTTGATGGTATGTATAAAAGCAGGAGATGA
- the LOC118490576 gene encoding pathogenesis-related protein PRMS-like, with the protein MKLKQTEKLILTYLVIILVVANATPQDDKEFLEMHNKARVQGGLPPFTYDQTLAGFANKHALSHARDCALRHSDGPYGENLFWGSAAKSLKWAPKDAVYAWMKEQKYYNKKTNTCMPGQKCGHYTQIMWRDTKKIGCAKSNCNGKSTYMVCEYQPAGNYEGLSPFDKHDPSMYTQT; encoded by the coding sequence ATGAAATTGAAACAGACCGAAAAGTTGATTCTTACATATCTTGTGATTATTTTGGTGGTAGCAAACGCCACACCCCAAGATGATAAAGAATTTCTTGAGATGCATAATAAGGCGCGTGTCCAGGGAGGCCTGCCACCATTTACCTATGATCAAACACTCGCTGGTTTTGCAAACAAGCATGCATTATCCCATGCTCGTGATTGCGCTTTAAGACACTCAGACGGACCCTACGGTGAAAACCTATTTTGGGGTAGTGCTGCTAAGTCCCTCAAATGGGCTCCCAAGGACGCTGTCTATGCTTGGATGAAAGAACAAAAGTATTATAATAAGAAAACCAATACGTGTATGCCTGGACAAAAATGTGGCCATTACACACAAATTATGTGGCGAGACACTAAAAAAATCGGTTGTGCAAAGTCTAATTGCAATGGAAAAAGTACTTATATGGTATGCGAGTATCAACCCGCTGGAAATTACGAGGGTCTTTCCCCTTTTGACAAGCATGACCCGTCTATGTACACTCaaacttag
- the LOC110931054 gene encoding dynamin-related protein 1A translates to MENLINLVNKLQRACTALGDFGEGSSLPTLWDALPTIAVVGGQSSGKSSVLESVVGKDFLPRGSGIVTRRPLVLQLHRIDEGREYAEFAHQPRKRFTDFAAVRKEISDETDRETGRTKQISSVPIYLSIYSPNVVNLTLIDLPGLTKVAVEGQSESIVQDIENMVRSYIEKPNCIILAVSPANQDLATSDAIKIAREVDPQGERTFGVLTKIDLMDKGTDAVDMLEGKSYKLKFPWIGVVNRSQADINKSVDMIAARRREREYFANTPEYRHLASRMGSEHLGKVLSKHLETVIKSRIPGLQSLINKTIIELETELSRLGKPIATDAGGKLYMIMEICRAFDQTFKEHLDGIRPGGDKVYSIFDNQLPAALKRLQFDKQLSMENVRKLITEADGYQPHLIAPEQGYRRLIESTLITIKGPAEAAVDAVHGILKDLVHKSINETPELKQYPSLRAEVMNAACESLDKMRNESKRATIQLVDMECAYLTVDFFRKLPQDIEKGGNPTHSIFDRYNDSYLRRIGSNVLSYIHMVVGTLRHSIPKSVVYCQVREAKRSLLDHFFTELGAKEGKQLAKLLDEDPAIMQRRMDLSKRLELYKSAQTEVDAVAWAK, encoded by the exons ATGGAGAATCTGATAAATCTGGTGAACAAACTGCAGAGAGCATGTACTGCCCTAGGTGATTTTGGCGAAGGATCCTCTCTGCCTACTCTTTGGGACGCCTTGCCGACAATCGCCGTCGTTGGCGGTCAG AGCTCTGGAAAGTCATCTGTGCTGGAGAGTGTTGTTGGCAAGGATTTTCTGCCTCGTGGATCTG GGATTGTTACACGTCGTCCCCTTGTTCTTCAGCTTCATAGAATTGATGAAGGACGAGAATATGCAGAGTTTGCTCACCAACCAAGAAAGAGGTTTACTGATTTTG CTGCTGTCAGGAAAGAGATTTCTGATGAGACGGATCGTGAGACCGGTCGGACCAAACAGATTTCATCTGTTCCTATCTATCTCAGCATCTATTCTCCTAATG TTGTGAATTTGACCTTGATCGATCTTCCTGGTCTGACAAAAGTAGCTGTTG AGGGCCAGTCTGAGAGCATCGTGCAAGATATTGAGAACATGGTGCGATCCTACATTGAGAAG CCTAACTGCATTATTTTGGCAGTTTCTCCTGCCAACCAAGATCTTGCTACATCTGATGCTATCAAAATTGCTCGTGAGGTAGATCCACAAG GGGAGAGGACTTTTGGAGTTTTGACGAAGATTGATCTTATGGACAAGGGGACTGATGCAGTTGAT ATGTTGGAAGGGAAATCTTATAAACTGAAGTTTCCTTGGATTGGTGTTGTGAACCGGTCTCAAGCTGATATTAACAAAAGCGTTGACATGATTGCCGCTCGGAGGAGGGAGCGCGAGTACTTTGCTAATACTCCCGAGTATAGGCACCTTGCTAGCAGAATGGGCTCTGAGCATCTCGGGAAAGTGCTTTCTAAG CATTTGGAAACAGTCATTAAGTCACGGATTCCAGGCCTTCAGTCTCTCATCAACAAAACTATTATTGAACTTGAAACAGAATTGAGTCGTCTTGGGAAGCCCATTGCTACTGATGCTGGA GGAAAATTGTATATGATTATGGAAATATGTCGGGCTTTTGATCAAACATTCAAGGAACATCTTGATGGAAT ACGACCAGGTGGTGACAAAGTGTATAGCATCTTTGATAATCAGCTTCCAGCTGCCTTGAAAAGGTTGCAATTCGACAAACAACTTTCTATGGAGAATGTGAGAAAACTAATTACCGAAGCTGATGGATATCAGCCTCACTTAATAGCCCCTGAACAAGGATATCGCCGTCTTATTGAATCTACCCTAATTACTATCAAAGGTCCTGCTGAGGCAGCTGTTGATGCG GTACATGGTATACTGAAGGATCTGGTGCACAAGTCAATTAACGAGACCCCG GAGTTGAAGCAATATCCATCACTTAGAGCGGAAGTTATGAATGCAGCTTGTGAATCATTAGACAAGATGAGAAACGAGAGCAAGAGGGCTACCATACAGCTAGTTGATATGGAGTGCGCATACTTGACAGTTGATTTCTTCCGAAAGCTTCCACAAGATATCGAAAAGGGCGGGAATCCAACACACTCGATTTTCGATAGATATAATGATTCTTATCTTCGTCGAATTG GATCAAATGTGTTGTCTTATATCCATATGGTGGTTGGGACTCTAAGACACTCCATTCCAAAGTCTGTGGTGTATTGTCAAGTGCGTGAGGCTAAACGTAGCTTACTTGACCATTTCTTCACGGAGTTGGGTGCAAAGGAG GGTAAGCAATTGGCGAAACTGTTGGACGAGGATCCAGCAATAATGCAGAGGCGCATGGACTTGAGCAAGAGACTGGAGTTGTACAAATCTGCCCAAACTGAGGTTGATGCAGTTGCGTGGGCCAAGTAA